The Agromyces mariniharenae sequence TCGGAACGTGTTGGAGATCGCGCTCGCGATCACGTCGGTCGTCTTCACGCGGCGAACACCTCCTCGACGGCGTCGGCGTGCTCCTCGACGAGGAGGCCGTCGCGCATGTGGATGCGCCGGTCGCAGCGGGCGGCGAGCTCCTCGTCGTGCGTGACGACGATGAGCGTGATGCCCTGCTCGCGGTTGAGGTCGAACAGGATGTCCTCGACGACCGCGCCGGTCGCCGAGTCGAGGTTGCCCGTCGGCTCGTCGGCGAAGATCACGCGGGGGTCGTTCACGAGCGCCCGGGCGATCACGACGCGCTGCTTCTGCCCGCCCGAGAGGTCGGAGGCCCGGTTGCGCGCCTTGTCGTCGAGCTCGAGCTGCGCCAGCGCGGCCATGCCGCGTCGCCGGCGTTCCGCGCGACCGACGCCCGCGATCTTCAGCGGGAGGATGACGTTCTCGAGCACGGTCGCGTTCGGCGTGAGGAAGAACTGCTGGAACACGAAGCCGAACGTGCGGTTGCGGGCGCGGTTGAGCTCCCGCCCCCGAAGGGTGCTCGCGTCGCGACCGGCGAGGCGCACGCTGCCCGACGTCGGCTGGTCGAGCAGGGCGAGCAGGTGCATGAGCGTCGACTTGCCGGAACCCGACTTGCCGACGATCGCGAGGGACTCGCCCTCGCGCACCTCGAAGCTCACCCCCTTGAGCGCGTCGAAGCGCGTCGCGCCTCGCCCGTAGGTCTTGTGCAGGTCGTCGACCTGCAGGATGGGGGTCGCCATGTCGAGTCCTCTCGGGGGTCCGGCGCGCACGTCGCGCACCGACCTCGAGTCTGGTCGGCGCCGGTGCTCCGCGCGTCCGCCCCAGGAGGTAACCTCGCGTACCGCCGTCGCAGTACGCGGCGTCGCGTCAGTCGGTGCCGAGGTCGAACGCCGCGGCCTCGTTCGCGGCATCCGTGGCGGCCTCGAGCTCGGTCTCGGCCTCGCCAGCGGCGATCTGCGCGGCCTGGCCGGAGGCGATCTCGCCCACGAGCTGCGCGGTCGCGCCGCCGACGATGCCGAGGTGCGCGTACTGCTCGAGGCGTGCGCGCGAATCGGCGATGTCGAGGTTGCGCATGGTGAGCTGGCCGATGCGGTCCTCGGGGCCGAACGCCTGGTCGCCGACGCGCTCCATCGAGAGCTTGTCGGGGTGGTAGCTCAGCGCCGGACCCTCGGTGTTGAGGATCGTGTAGTCGTCGCCGCGACGCAGGCGCAGCGTGACCTCACCGGTCACGGCCGAGCCCACCCAGCGCTGGATCGACTCGCGCAGCATGAGCGACTGCGGGTCGAGCCACCGGCCCTCGTACATCAGGCGGCCGAGGCGGCGGCCCTCCTGGTGGTAGTTCGCGATCGTGTCCTCGTTGTGGATCGCGTTGAGGAGGCGCTCGTAGGTGATGTGCAGTAGCGCCATGCCCGGCGCCTCGTAGATGCCGCGCGACTTCGCCTCGATGATGCGGTTCTCGATCTGGTCGCTCATGCCGAGCCCGTGGCGGCCGCCGATGCGGTTCGCCTCGAGCACGAGCTCGACCGGGTCGTCGAACTCGACGCCGTCGAGCGCGACCGGACGGCCCTGCTCGTAGCGCACGGTGACGTCCTCGGCGTCGATCACGACCGCGTCGTCCCAGAACCGCACGCCCATGATCGGCTCGACGAGCGTGATGCCCGCGTCGAGGTCCTCGAGCTTCTTCGCCTCGTGGGTGGCACCCCAGATGTTCGCGTCGGTGGAGTACGCCTTCTCGCCCGATGCCCGGTACGGCAGGTCGCGCTGCTGCATCCACTCGCTCATCTCGGCGCGGCCGCCGAGCTCGGTGACGAACGTCTGGTCGAGCCATGGCTTGTAGATGCGCAGGCGCGGGTTGGCCATGAGGCCGTAGCGGTAGAACCGCTCGATGTCGTTGCCCTTGTAGGTGGAGCCGTCGCCCCAGATGTCGACGCCGTCCTCCATCATCGCGCGCACGAGCAGCGTGCCCGTGACCGCTCGGCCCAGCGGCGTGGTGTTGAAGTACGTCTTGCCGCCGGAGCGGATGTGGAACGCGCCGCACTGCAGCGCGACGAGGCCCTCCTCGACGAGCGCGGTCTTCACGTCGACCAGGCGGCTGATCTCGGCCCCGTACTCGAGCGCACGACCGGGCACGGCCTCGACGTCGGGCTCGTCGGGCTGGCCGAGGTCGGCGGTGTAGGTGCAGGGGACCGCACCCTTCTCGCGCATCCACGCGACCGCCACGGAGGTGTCGAGGCCTCCCGAGAACGCGATGCCGACGCGCTCGCCGACGGGGAGGCTCGTGAGGACTTTGGACATGGCCTCCAGCCTACTTGCGCGAATCATCGCACGACGACGCGCACCGGTGTCAATGACCCCCGCTCGAGGGCCGGTATCCCATAGACTCGCGCCACCGGTCGCGCGGCTCCACCGATGCCGTCGCGCGTCGCATCCACTGGACGAGCCGGGTCGCCGCCTGACAGGGCGGCGACGCTTTTCGCACTGAACGGAGAAATGGATGAAGAACCGCAAGGTGATCGGCGTGGCATGTGCCGCCGCCCTCGCCGTCGGGCTCATCGGAACGGCCGCCGTCCCGGCGGCCGCAGCCGGACCCGACACCACCTACCTCGTGCTCGCGCCGCAGGGCAAGAGCACGGACAAGGCCGCAGCCCGCGTCGCCGCGGCCGGCGGCACCGTCGTCGCCGCCTACGACCAGATCGGCGTGCTCGTGGCGCGCTCGACGAACACGTCGTTCGAGACCGCCGTCGCGGGCGCGGGCGTCGAGTCCGTCGCGTCGACGAACGGGCTCGGCACGACGCTCATCGACGACGAGGTCGTCGAGGCCGCCGACGTGGCGTCGGTCGAGGCATCCGGCGACCCCACGGCGGAGCCGCGCTGGAGCGAGCAGTGGGACATGCAGCAGATCGACGTCGCCGAGGCGCACGCGATCACCACGGGTGACCCGTCGGTCGTCGTCGGCGTGCTCGACTCGGGCATCGACGCGAACCACCCCGACCTCGCGACCCAGGTCGCGAAGGACCAGAGCGCCTCGTGCCTCGGCGGCGTCGTCGACACGAGCCAGGCCGCGTGGAGCCCGACGAACTCGTCGCACGGCACCCACGTCGCGGGCACCATCGCCGCGGCGATCAACGGCGTCGGCATCGCGGGCGTCGCGCCCGGCGTGAAGGTCGCATCGGTGAAGGTCGTCAACGACGACGGCTTCATCTACCCCGAGGCCGCGATCTGCGGGTACCTCTGGGCCGCCGACCACGGCATGCCCGTCACGAACAACAGCTACTTCATCGACCCGTGGGAGTTCAACTGCGTGAACGACCCGCGCCAGCGCCCGGTCTGGCAGGCCGTGCAGCGCGCGCTGCGCTACTCGTCGGCGCAGGGCACCCTGACGGTGGCCTCGGCGGGCAACAGCAACGTCGACCTGCAGCACAAGTTCACCGACTCGGGCAGCCCGAACGACGGCAGCTCCCCCGTCGAGGACCGCACCATCAACGGAGCGTGCCGCGACCTGCCGGCCGAGGCGCCCGGCGTGGTGACGGTGTCGGCCGTCGGCCCGACCGAGCAGAAGAGCTACTACTCGTCGTACGGCCAGGGCGTCGTCGACGTGACGGCTCCCGGCGGTGACACGCGCTTCCGCACCGGCGGCGTTTCGTCCACGCTCACCGACGCGGTGCTCTCCACGATCCCCGGCGGCGGCTACGGCTGGTCGCAGGGCACCTCGATGGCCGGCCCGCACGCGGCCGGTGTCGCGGCGCTCGCGCTGTCGGCGCACCCGGGCATGAACCCCGGCCAGCTGGCGTCGTTCCTCGAGCGCACGGCGACGCCGATCGCCTGCCCCGACGGCGTGTACGAGCCGCGTCCCGGCTTCCCGGCCACGTGCACGGGCGGCGAGCGCAACGGGTTCTACGGCGCGGGCAACGTGAACGCCCTCAACGCCGTGCAGTGATCCGCTGACGCGCAGCGCGAGGGGCCGGACCGCACGGTCCGGCCCCTCGTCGCGTGTGTCGGGGCGCGTCCGCGCGTCCACGGGCCCCGAAATGGCCCCGCGATACACTCGAGTGTGACCCCAGACGATTCAGCACCCGAGGGCGAGGCGTCGCTCGCCGACGAGCCCGAGGTGCGGCAGGCGCTCGCCGAGGCCGATCGGGCATCCGTCGCGTCGGTCGTGTCGGGGCATCCGTCGTCACCGCTCGCGTGGGCCGAACTGGCCGACCTCGCCGACTCCGAGGGCCACTCCATCGAGGCGTTCGCCTACGCGGCCGTCGCCGTCGACCTCGCTCGCGAGCAGCTCGCGGCATCCGGATGGCAGCAGGGACAGCCCGTCCCCTGGCGGGACGAGCCCAACCGCGCCTACCTGCGCGCGCTCGACGCCCAGCGCCGGGCCGCCCTCGCGCTCGGCCTCGACGACCGCGCCGCACGGCTCGCCGACGAGCTGGCCTCCGCCGATGCCGAGGCGCCGGGCCGCATCGCGTCGGAGTTCACGCCCACCCAGCTCATGCCGATCGTGGCATCCGCCGCCGTCATCACGCCCGCG is a genomic window containing:
- a CDS encoding ABC transporter ATP-binding protein, which codes for MATPILQVDDLHKTYGRGATRFDALKGVSFEVREGESLAIVGKSGSGKSTLMHLLALLDQPTSGSVRLAGRDASTLRGRELNRARNRTFGFVFQQFFLTPNATVLENVILPLKIAGVGRAERRRRGMAALAQLELDDKARNRASDLSGGQKQRVVIARALVNDPRVIFADEPTGNLDSATGAVVEDILFDLNREQGITLIVVTHDEELAARCDRRIHMRDGLLVEEHADAVEEVFAA
- the argG gene encoding argininosuccinate synthase; this encodes MSKVLTSLPVGERVGIAFSGGLDTSVAVAWMREKGAVPCTYTADLGQPDEPDVEAVPGRALEYGAEISRLVDVKTALVEEGLVALQCGAFHIRSGGKTYFNTTPLGRAVTGTLLVRAMMEDGVDIWGDGSTYKGNDIERFYRYGLMANPRLRIYKPWLDQTFVTELGGRAEMSEWMQQRDLPYRASGEKAYSTDANIWGATHEAKKLEDLDAGITLVEPIMGVRFWDDAVVIDAEDVTVRYEQGRPVALDGVEFDDPVELVLEANRIGGRHGLGMSDQIENRIIEAKSRGIYEAPGMALLHITYERLLNAIHNEDTIANYHQEGRRLGRLMYEGRWLDPQSLMLRESIQRWVGSAVTGEVTLRLRRGDDYTILNTEGPALSYHPDKLSMERVGDQAFGPEDRIGQLTMRNLDIADSRARLEQYAHLGIVGGATAQLVGEIASGQAAQIAAGEAETELEAATDAANEAAAFDLGTD
- a CDS encoding S8 family peptidase, translated to MKNRKVIGVACAAALAVGLIGTAAVPAAAAGPDTTYLVLAPQGKSTDKAAARVAAAGGTVVAAYDQIGVLVARSTNTSFETAVAGAGVESVASTNGLGTTLIDDEVVEAADVASVEASGDPTAEPRWSEQWDMQQIDVAEAHAITTGDPSVVVGVLDSGIDANHPDLATQVAKDQSASCLGGVVDTSQAAWSPTNSSHGTHVAGTIAAAINGVGIAGVAPGVKVASVKVVNDDGFIYPEAAICGYLWAADHGMPVTNNSYFIDPWEFNCVNDPRQRPVWQAVQRALRYSSAQGTLTVASAGNSNVDLQHKFTDSGSPNDGSSPVEDRTINGACRDLPAEAPGVVTVSAVGPTEQKSYYSSYGQGVVDVTAPGGDTRFRTGGVSSTLTDAVLSTIPGGGYGWSQGTSMAGPHAAGVAALALSAHPGMNPGQLASFLERTATPIACPDGVYEPRPGFPATCTGGERNGFYGAGNVNALNAVQ
- a CDS encoding DUF3151 family protein, which encodes MTPDDSAPEGEASLADEPEVRQALAEADRASVASVVSGHPSSPLAWAELADLADSEGHSIEAFAYAAVAVDLAREQLAASGWQQGQPVPWRDEPNRAYLRALDAQRRAALALGLDDRAARLADELASADAEAPGRIASEFTPTQLMPIVASAAVITPATEFEARTGEPLAEPIAAVDAAGED